The genomic region agaaagagagagagagagagagagagagagagagcgagagagagatcacaGTGGCCACAATAAtgcttgtgtgtgagtgtgtgtgtgtgtgtgcacgcatgagtgagtgagtgatacagagagagagagagagagagagagagagagagagagagagcgtgagagtgagagagataaagaaagagagagagagagagagagagagagagagagagagcgagagagatcaCAGTGGCCACAATAAtgcttgtgtgtgagtgtgtgtgtgtgtgtgcacgcatgagtgagtgagtgatacagagagagagagagagagagatagagagagagagagagagagatcgagagagatagagagtcacaataatgtttgtgtgtgtgtgtgtgcgcgagtgagtgcacgagtgagacagaaagacagagaaagagagagagagacagagagagagagagagagagagagagagagatcgagagtCACAataatgtttgagtgtgtgtgtgtgtgcgcgagtgagtgatacagagagagagagacagagaaagagagagagagacagagagacagagagagagagagagagagagacagagagagacagagagagcgaaagagtgaaagagggagagagagaagaatccTTTTCTGGTCTCTTCCTTGAAGCGACTTTAACACCCTACTTCCTCTTCTCTGAAGAAATACAAGACCTCGTatcccatcacatcacataacGGCACCGAATGATCAAAAACAATCCACATGAAATAATTAAAGTAAACATTTAACGTAAAGCGGAGTTTAAGGTGGAAATAGAAACAGTTTCAGCACGGTCATTTCCACACGGCGGTTAGTCACCTGCGCGTGCgccttcataataataataacaacaacggTCACAACTCCGCTATTTACTTATTCATCAGCGCCATAAGGACAGTGGAGGCCAAGATCACTCTCATCTTACTATATCATCAAGTTCTTTTAAGTCATTTACACCAAAAAAATCCATGATCTCTCATCTTCCGCAAAACAAGCCATTCTCACTCATTGCTCATTTTCCACTCTCTGAAGTTTGAAGTAGCATACTAGCATACTAATAAGTAGGACAAGGCAGATTAAACCATACTACCGTGCTAATGTAAACTGCAAGCCTAAATAACATTAGTGTCGTAGTACTTTTACAAACTATTGACCACAGGTAGCCATGACAACCCATTAGAACAAGCCAGGTCATGATGTACTATATATAAATACTACATACCTAGCTACTACGCGGTTTGGGACGCagccaatatatatatatatatatatatatatttaaatatattaaccaAATACTactaattttaatattacaataTGAAACTTACCTACTTAGTAGATGATTTACATAGTgataaaaagagaaagggaCCGTTACATGACCCAAAATGATAGCTTTTCGACTCCACCTAAGACGAATTTCCTCTTTTCGGGGAACCCCTAGCTAGCAATGCTACCTTGCTAAGTGCGTGCTATTTGTTATGACAGCGCGAGACGCGATTGCACGCGCGGGAACTAAAATAACTGTCACTGCGCAGTAATATGCAAGCGGAAGTCAACACGGATATGACGCGTATCTTCATCTAACGTGTAGACATGGACTGATATGATCATACAAGGATAACGGGCTTTATTCATTGACTAAAGTCAGACATCGAAGGCAACAGCATGCGAATCTGTTTCGATTACTAAACTTGCTCGAGATGTCTTTATAAACTCACacagaaggattttttttataaatctgaGAATCTAAATCAGACTTCACGCTAATGATAGTGATGCTCAGGATCAGTGAGCAACTATATGAACAGCCACGTCGTTATGTACAGAACTACAGAGAGGTGCTTCGATTCCACATAGTTTGGAGTCGACTCTGAGTCAGAATTCAGCTGTTGGGAATCGATTGGATAGAATCAAGGAGTCGAATTCACAGAATAATTCGTTCAATACGAAAACAAATACCGGAGATAGAAAAGCCAAATGGAGGGCCACAAATTTatctgaaaaaatatattatataatatatcagATTATCTAACATATCTAACGCACGTGCAAACGAGTCATTTCGCTTTGTGGAGTCGACTCCGAATCATTTCTGTCTTTTGCCAGCAGAATAAAAAAGTGTTGATTTTACGACGCcggttattgttttatatttatctgtTAATGTGCTTCCTTGCCTATGTGCTTGAAattgtgttaataaataaaacagctcaGTTAGCTGGGTGCTTTAGTGAAGTTAGTTTTGAGTCAGAGCCAGTAAAGGGTGATCCTGTGCCAGAGAGGATAAAAAAGCAACTGAATGACATCATTGGCATTTTGCAGGTTTTGTTAGGGTCTGTGCGAGTTTGCAATAAAAGTGCGACAAAAATAATTTGCAGTATTGTATGCTTAACCTCGTTactcacaacacatacaaaacaATACTGACCGGACTGACCGCTCTGTCATGCAAGTCGTTAATTTTCAAATGAGCTGAGCTAACCTACCTCCCATTGATGTCAAAAGGCAGCGTCTGATCCTCCCCTACCACCGAATCCATTTTTTCTTAATTAATACTCCTATTTATCCGCAAATCCAGagtaaaaaaatgaacattatgtgtttttgtttattataaaaaacGAGCAGCAAGGAAAATATTCAAAGCAGGGTCGGTACCGCCATTTTAGAACCAGTGACGTCACTGCCCGCCAGCCACAGCAAGGACCTCAGGGGGCGGGGCCACGCGGAACATTGCTCTTCCGTGATTGGACCAAACGAATTCTACACTCTAGTTCTTCTAGTCTGTGGAGTCTGTCAATCATTTACAGAGTCTCAAAGAAGTGTGTTGAGACTAGTTCAGTAAATATCAACATTCTAAACACGCATTTCCATCGTATATGATCACATCAAGTTTGTATGGTGTCATGCAAATCATAGAATTAAAtacaagaattaaaaaaataaaacaagcaaagaaaaaaaaaagatctcgaAATACTAGGAATTAAAAacatacttttatttttccGTGCTTAATTTACTCGGATACTTGtgctttctgctttttttgctcgtttatttaattttctctttattcacgGTTCACTTTTCTGtcttctttccaggatgctagtttgttcttccACAAATCACAAgtagagttttatgcagattagggggcgggataaaagtccccattggtccactgcttctcaacctactgtccatctctagccaatcagtaaagtgacgtcactgtCGTTAGTGTGTGAACCTGCAAGTGAGAAGTTTTAAGTAATGTGCTTAAAGCTTCTTAAATGTTTGGCTATTGTATTATGTCCTAATAACCTcttgttattatgctaaagagtattttaatgaactggtcAAGTGTATCATTATACCATAATTAGCATCATACctttaaagtaatgtaattcagtttgtgtttaaTAGACAGAATATTTCAAGGTGGTTTcttatctctgtattaacccagactcttaatcagagtcctgtatcactgagtccacaggctcaggtcagtcagatacagggtcagggtcagcaGGATCAGAGACGAACGCATGCACTCACTGATCAGGACATGCTGGTGGTATAATGAAGCATAGATTCCCTGTGCAATGCTTTAAAGATGACCCTTAATAAAAGATAGATCTGCAGTTTTATATGAgtatatgaaagtctgctgcatcactttttatgacatttttaactctttccccgatattttcaggaggcagacTGCCTGTGGAAAAAGAGGAATGAACACTGCTTCCTGAAACCAGGAAAGAGAATAGTTTTAGTCTGACTGTTCAggggggcagcatggtggcttagtggttagcattgttgcctcacagcaagaacgtcctgggtttgagtcccgggttcgaacaggcaggggcctttctgtgtgcagtttgcatgtttttcctgtgcctgcatgggtttactctgggtactccggtttccagACTCACAgtctaaaaacatgtacatcaggttgattggtaattctaaattgcgtgtgtggttgtctgtctatatgtggccctgcaatggactggcaacctgtccagggtgtacccctgccttttgccctatgtgcactgggacaggctccagcagacccccgtgaccctaattaggaataagcgcgtacagacgatggatggatgaatgttcagggctgccattacagtaCTGTTCTTGTTGATACCAGATGATGTACTTGTTTGATTTGTAAAATACAGGGTTTTTTGCATATTGTTGCATGtatgcacttctgtttctgcccattgcagtagttttattgctgcagtttttataattctgtgtcGAGGGCTGTTACTGCTATAGTTAAGAAGACGTCAGCGAACTGAAAAAGGAAATAGCTGAcctgagaaaagaaaacatctcACTGAGACAGCAGTGTTTGGAGCATGCCAGATACAGTCGGTGGATACAGTGCATcgtaaaagaaagagaaatgacgCCACAACTAACAAGTTACCAAGACCTGTGATCATCCAGTTTGCGATGCGGACTGTTCGAGATGAAGTGTGGAAGAAATCATAGGAGGCAAGAGTGTGTAAAGAgatgaacattcaattcaaaGACTTTTCAAAGGGAGATCGTGAAGCATGTGCTAAGTTGTGGCCCTTTTGGAAAAATAATTGCCCACAAATCCTACAAATAAATGTTTCCATACTGAATATTTCTACAAGACattacatatatgtgtgtatatatatattccagatGTTTTAGGAATGAGCAACATATATGTGACATTAGTATATACTGATATTTGTATTAGTACGCATTGAATGGGTGTCCCAGGGTAGTCTCGTGGTAAATGACTCCATGCTCTCACCAATGTGGCCAGTTTAATTCCTGGGCAGGAACCAGCCCATCCACTGGGGGCTACACTAACCAGTacactctcagtgccggtcccaaacctgggagggttgcatcaagaAGAGCAGCTGTTGTAAAAAGTGTACCCAATCAAATAGGCGGATCAGATCATGTGATCCCACCATAATGAGAACAGCTGAGAGAGGAACAACGCTGGTGCTCCTAATGGCGCCATCTACAGGTACAAGCTGGTATGAAAATCCAATAAGAAACCCATTTGTTTACAAGGCTACAATggattatagatagatagatagatagatagatagatagatagatagatagatagatagatagatagatagatagatagatagatagatagatagatagatagatagatagatagatagatagatagatagatagatagatagatagaacagtATTTATCCAAAACTCTCTTTGcttgaataatttattaattttcccGGCTcctctttaaataaatatttgaaaaaaataataaaagaacaaaGTAAAGCAAAGGTCTTTACAGtctatacatttacattaacgAATAACtgcacacacccgcacacacacacacacacacacacactcaacagaACCAGAGTGTTTCCATGACAATCATGTTGCTCAGTGAAGAACTGCAGAAGTACATCAATACTGTCAGTGGCCACGGAAAAAGACCAGAAAACACTGAATAGAGGAGGGAGTGAAGTGGAGGACGAATCAGACCgcaaacacaaatacattcCTGTCCCATGATAAAAGCTTTATACTGTGATTAAAGTAATCCATAAAGGCCAGTACAGACTTCACTTCGGCATCCAGTCGCACTAACTACTctaaaacgcacacacacacacacacacacacactttttcatgTGCTTTTGCAGTTTGCAGTTTTGCACATAGCGCTGGTCATAGTGCATTGCTATAGTGAGCATTAttagtgaacaaaaaaaaatcagcagcaTAGAGGTAACgaaacccaacacacacaaacacacacttttccgTGTGTTAACtcaagagaatgtgtgtgagtgagtgtgtgtgtgtgttcaaagtGAAATAATACTACAGTAGAAATGAACCCATCTCTTTCCGAACTGAAAAAGTGCCACATGCAGAAATacctgctgtaaaaaaaaaaaacatcgaacaaaataaaacacatccaTCATAGTATGTTGTAACACTCTCTGTCAAACACATGCCCCACCCCTTCAGTGCCAGGTGTGCTCATATTTTGAGGGTCATGTGAGCAGTGAGGGCGACGTTAAGGGTTCCCTATGCAAATCAAGGCAGCGCGGTGATATCATGGTTCCGCAGCTCTATTTAATAAATCTTGGCTTGACGGTGATGCTCACCTGCACAGACACGCCCTTCATGCACACCTAGTTTATCACCTGCGGTCAGAATGTAAGCAAAGAGTGGAGCAGTAGCTAATAGGACACAGCCAATAAGGAAGCACAATTCCGGAGTTAACAGGTGCGCAAGAAGCGAGCGTGGTCACTTCCTCTTGGAGTTGCTGGACCTCCTGAGCTGCAATACGTTGttatggatgatgatgatgcagctGGTGGGCCATTAAGAGTGGAGCTACACTGACCCTGGAGCTTATAGGAGATAAGGAAGCTTAATTCAGAAGCCAATAGGATtgcaagaaaaaagaaaggttttttcatttcctcttgGATGAGCTGTGTCTTTTCAGCTGCCACAGGTGGTTGTGAATGGTGATGGCATCCACACTGGCTGAGACCGTCTTGGCCGGGATGATGGTAAACTGCTTGCGGTCCGAGCTGTATTTGAACAGCGTGTCGATCATTTTGCGAGTTATGGCACGTGGGCCATTCCCCGACAGCTTCGTCAGCTCCTCGGTGTCAGGCATGAACGAGTAAAGTGCCCGGAACTGACAGCCGCCATCACGGAACAGGATCATCAGGTGATTGGCCTCACAGCGCTCGATTTCCTAaagtaaacaacacacaaactcgTCAAAGGcatattttttgtgttatttcaaACTCATCCCTAATCTTTTGCATGTATGTAATCACCATGGGTAAGAACTGTGATGTTTTCCTGTGATTCTTTAGTCAAAACACTAAATTGGTCCCTGCCTCATTTTAAATGTACTGCTGAAATTGTTACTGTAATTTAAAATCAGACCTTTTTATTGTAAACATTCCCATGTAGTCATTCATTTCACTTTCCCACCATTCAGCTTGTCTAATAGTTGAGAAGCTATCAGTACAACATCCTCTTACATCACTATTAATACTGATTTTCTATCTATTTTAGTCCTGGCTAATTCCCACCCACCATACCCTAGCATACAAAAGCTACCAAATTGGGAGGGTGAAAACTATatcatgcttcctctgagacatctGAAGCCAACTGCTGCGCATACAGCATCACAGGGTAGTATTTTATTCCTCCCTCCATGAAAGCACAGTTTAATTTAGCTCTTTTGGTCTCTCAGTCATGATGTGGCATCATGGGGATTTGGATTGGGGGAACATTTTTCTGTTGTGCCAATTGGCCGAGCCCCATGTTCTGCTTTCTTTATAGCTTTAGACAGACAGTTGGGATATTtatgcaatgtgtgtgtgtgtctttgtgtgtgtgctactcCAGTTAAACTTAGATGCATTACCTCTAACACAGCATTCTTCTGGGCTTCATTGACCTTGCCAGCCAGACAGCAGTGAGCAATGGCATTCTGGATGATCAGCTTATTGGACTTAGCGCTGGGCTCCTTAAACAACCTCAGGCCTGAAACAAGCACACAGCAAGCATATTAAAAAAGTGTCCACTCTTCACAAGAGGAATTGGAATATATATGACAGGGGGATATTTGGCTGATCCTAACAAggaaaactgcagcttttatttaaaatacttttaaaaaaatcctacatGGTTCCTTTTGGTTATTCAGGGTAAATGTCGgtattgataaataaataaataaattaattaattagcaaATAATTAAATAGCATACCATTAATTATCcctatgcatgtgtgtatgtctgtgtgtgtgtgtgttgtactctaCCGCTATATTCTGCTGTGGAAGTGATGGAAGAAGCTGTTGAACCGTTGTCCCAGTCTCTCTCCATGTTCCTGCTAGCATTACGGCTTAGTATAGGAAATGACTCCACGGATTCGCCagcacctctgtcacacacacacacacacacacacatacatcaggTGTGTTCTTTTCCTacatcacaatcacaaactaTTACATATTTTTAATCTACACATGAATGTTcgtctatttctttctcttcctcacaATACTTAGAGATGACAAGCATCCACACCAACCTCTGTGAACCCCCACCGGAGGTAACGCTGTCTGCTTCGGTAGCAGCAGACGCCAAAGAAAGAGAGGAGCCAGAGGGAGCAGCACATAAACTTACAGCTAGAATCACACCaacaaagagagacacagagcgagagagaaagataatgaaaatgtaaaaaataaaaatctattttgtAAATTGTGTATCAGATAAAGTGTAGAGGTCAAACTGTCATACGGGTGGTGGTGCCAGATTGGCCACGGTGGAGTGATTTGGGGCGGGGCCGCCTGCGGTGGGGTCGGGGCTTGGCCACTCCCTGTTCTTCCATCAGTTCCTGTTGTTTTCTACGCAGATATTCCTGCTTGATGAGCTCCCTGCGTGCCTTTTCCTCCTCTTTACGCATACGGTCCTCCTCTGCCTTACGCCTgacatataaatatacaaatacatacaaacaGCTGTACGGTGGGCTGGGGTGGTACTGTAGGACAGTCCGTAATCAATTTTTAAACAAGttactgaaaaaaatgtttagccATGATTTAACAACTATGTTTTAGAATCTATTTTCATTTAGGACCCTATGATCAATGTCATGGGGCCATTCTACAATTAAATAGAAACTGAATTTGAAGAGCAGTTGTCTTGATTTGTTTCACATACAGAAAACACAAGCACACGTGTACCTGGCTTCATCTCGTTTGAGCTCGGACTCTGCCTCCAGCTGCTGCTTTCGAAGACGTGCCTCCTCAGCCTTCTTCTGCTGCTTTAGCAAAAAGGCAGCACGCTTCTTAGCCAGCTCATCCGCTGCTTTCTGATCgtccttcatacacacacagacacgcgctattatatattatatattatatacactcaGTGCCcatttattagaaacacctggACATTCATGCATTTATCTATTCAgctcaatcatgtggcagctgCATAATAACATCAGATACAGGTCAGGAAGTTTTTCAGAAGTTACTGATCTTCTGGGAATTTCATAACAGTCGACAGTCACGTGAGTTCACCCAAAAGGGTTCTTCTCCTGTCTACCAAGAACAGGAATTATGGgaacagactcacccaaactggacaggtGAAGATTCAAAAAAAGACCAAATTGTCCAGCAtgggtgagtctgtgtccatgatagcctcagattcctgttcttggctgacaggagaggTGGTGTGGTCTGCTGCCACTGTAGCCTATTTACCTCGAGGTTTGATATGTTgtatgttctgagatgcttttctgctcacaacAATTGTAAAGTGTGATTATTTGAGTTCTGTAAGTTCAGACCATTCTGGTCATTCTCGTCTGATCTCAGTTTATGTaacatataaaaaatatgatgtaTAAATCAGCTAATACCCAAAAGTTTATAAAGTGAGTCTACACATAgtgcacatttttatttcattatttgtacaatttgtgtttttaaattgaGAAAATATTTGTTAATTTATAATCCAATATCAGTCTTCAGTTCCATTTTGGGAACTGGCCTATAAAAAACCCTCAGTGGTTTTTTTGGTggttacagtggaacctcagcataccaatttaattcattctggaggttCTTAAGGcggaaatttgtattgcgaaacggattttcccatcagaaataatgtaaatgcagataatccgtccCAGCCATGCAAAAAtgttaccaatattaccaatacaaagcgtatataaactgtatggctgcttacaaagaactgacccaagccaagcattccatgtcaaggctcctcacaggaagtcgtgccaccaagcttgggctaaaaatagaacagaccacccacagcaacaaaaaaatgtacGAAAAATTAGGTAGCTTTTGAACACGTGCTGAAGGCAACactggtatcgtgggttgactcttttgaaacagctttcgctgaatgaaaaaaaaaatttgtaaactctcttcagttggctttgcttggcttttgcatgttgatgcaaatttcttgcaaaatttcaatacttaaggcgaaaattcgtaagtgagggcattcatatgctgaggttccattGTATTTTCTTAAGCAATATAAGCAGCCACTTAGGGTCCTGCACCTACAgtatatgaggaaaaaaatgtgattcattAGCTATGTTAAAAATCCATACAACATACCacaaaatgatatatatatacatatatatatatatatatatataaatgattgtttatatataaattaaaaatctgtAGTATATCTTTTTTTCACTTAGAGATTCTGAGTCTTCCTCTATCACTTCTAATGGTTAAGTTTtcaatttcatataaaaatgcAAGAAAAAACCCTATTACCTTGAAGAAAAAGCCCAGTCCTGATTTTTGCTCAGCAGAGTCAGGTGCATCAGTCAGGTCAGACAGGTCCACTTCAATCAACTGGGCTTTCTTCTCTTCACTCTGATCCACAATAGCTTCCTTCACAGAACCACTTTGCTCTTCCACTCCTGGCGATTCTAATTTGGGCAACTCTGGACCCCCAGACTTTTGGTTTCCAGAGTCATGGAGACGGAATGTGGTATTTCGTGCCACGCCTCTGCCAGGGGTGCGTCCGGTTGCTTTGACCACATCCTCTTCGTTGTTCTCTGCTCGGGGCGTCCTGCAGTCCGGAGGTGTCCGGGAATCAGTAGTTGGTGTTCGGGCACTGACTTTTGAACTTGGGCGAGTGCTATTCTCCTTGCTCAGCTTAAGCTCTGAAGGTTTGTTTCGAATGCTTCGAGACGAACTTAACTTTGGAGGTCGTCGCGTGGCAGTAGCCATCTCTAAGAACTGCATTGTGGGTTGAGGCTTAGCCTCAGGAGATTGAGGTTTCATTACGTATTCCTGCGATGGAGACTTCAGGGTTTGTTTCATGAGCAGCTCCTGCTGGACAGACAGTTGCATCATCTGCTGCTGGATTACACCGATTGCGTCGTTCAAGAGCTCAATTGAGCGGCTACAATCGCCCAGATCTAAGtcttcacacacatcctcctcaTCCCCCCCTTCGCCCATGTGTTTAACCCCCTTTAATGCGGCAGTGGCTGCAGGTGAAGCTGAATCTTCCCACAGTTTTATTGACTCTTTATCCAGGTTTTGCTCAATTTCCTTGCTCTTGGCCTTCAAAACCTGCATGCACGTGTCATCCTTTGTcagctctttctctttcagtgCAACTAATTCCTGTTTGACAGGATGTGGCAGTGTATCGCTGCGCCCCTTCTTAACCACATTAAGGAAAGCTGCTTTGCCCAGCTGAAGCCTCTGCCGTGCGGCCAACACCTCCATCTTCTTTTTTTGAGCCTCGATGGCACGCCGCTTATCCTCTAGCTGCAGTCGCAGGTGGACAAGGTCTGAGGCCACACCTTTTACATCAGGACTCACGGTGCCACTCTCAGAGCCATCTGGAGTTGTAGCATGTGAGCTGCTAGCACTGCTGTAACCATCATGCACAGCGCCGCGAAACAATCTTCGTTCTGCGAAGCTGGTCAAACGGCTAGAGGTGCTACTAGCTTGCGAAAATGAGCTTGGACATGGGCTACATCGTCCACTGGTGCAATGTTTGTCTCCGTGCTCAGACACTCGCACATCCTCGCACAACTTTGCTGATTCATCTTCTTCTTGTCTGTGACCTGGACACTTAAGAGTGCTTCCAGGCTCTTTCTCTTCTATATCATCTTCCTCTTCtatatcatcttcatcctcaatATCTGAGTCTGAGgctccacccacccactcatgTTTACTGTGTCTGGGCAGCTCACGGTTTCCATGTAGAAAGAAACCAGCAGATGGCACAGAGTTTATATTTTCTGGTTCCACAGTGTCAACAGTCATGAAACTTTGGTTTATTATTGTGTGGTCTATAGGTGAATGTACTCCTCTTCGTCTTTGAATTTGCCCCTCGCCACTTTCTTCACGTTTACTGACCACTGTGACTTTCTCTTTATTAGGTCGTAAAACAGCCGGCTGCAGAGGCTCCAGGAAGAAGCTCTCTGGCTGGGGCTCTCTGAACCCAGCCACCCCACCTGGTCCTATAATGGCCAcaagctcctcctccttttcctcactgtcattgttgtatgttgtgtctGGGGTAGGCTGACCGTTGACATGGTGACAAGGAGTAACAGAGATGACATTGGAAGCTAAACTGTCTTTGCTGATGGAGCGTGCTAAGCTGATGTTGTCACCACCCACTCGCTCCCACTCCATCTCCAGCTGAGAAATTGGTCTACAGAAATAACGAGAGGGAGAGAAATTAGGACTTAAATTATAAGTCTGCAAACTGATCTCAAATATTTTAGGTCGTTGAAATCTTACCTGTGTCTTCTCTCCATCCAGGCCAGCCGGGATCCAGGATTGTGTCCATCCATGTGTGAGAGTGAACTAGACCTGTTCCTGAACTCTAAacacaaatgtgcacacacattacagcctGATACACTGTCCATGTCATGCTTTCTACAATAATAATGCACACTTTCTGACTAAACAAATTTGAGAATTTAGTTGCGTTGTGATGTAAGATGTTATATTAGCTAAGTTATTCACTGCTAATTGATAAAGATACGCTAAAAAGAGAAGCTGACTCTTTGCTGTTGCTATAATTTTGAACATCAATAAAGCTGTACTTTGACAAACTGCTATCATATGACCAGAAACACACTTTTTTGTGCCTGCTGCAGGT from Hemibagrus wyckioides isolate EC202008001 linkage group LG18, SWU_Hwy_1.0, whole genome shotgun sequence harbors:
- the camsap1a gene encoding calmodulin-regulated spectrin-associated protein 1a isoform X3, producing the protein MNALAHCMLEPVEFARVVRYRRDHVSSRILPHLPVVEDLMKDLSDGAALLTIIHYYCPEYMRIEDICLKEVLSLSDSVYNIQLLSEFSNEYLNRCLYLRTEDLLYTPAVLKHNVMVYIAELFWWFEVMRPDFVKPKDLQDIKEVRALAQPKSSRSHMAVSNFAKRNFLSSSPSVDSLATGAVNDTCIRYYRPLEESPSVNKASATYSLLSLKQRQQNPIQGEDTAEFRNRSSSLSHMDGHNPGSRLAWMERRHRPISQLEMEWERVGGDNISLARSISKDSLASNVISVTPCHHVNGQPTPDTTYNNDSEEKEEELVAIIGPGGVAGFREPQPESFFLEPLQPAVLRPNKEKVTVVSKREESGEGQIQRRRGVHSPIDHTIINQSFMTVDTVEPENINSVPSAGFFLHGNRELPRHSKHEWVGGASDSDIEDEDDIEEEDDIEEKEPGSTLKCPGHRQEEDESAKLCEDVRVSEHGDKHCTSGRCSPCPSSFSQASSTSSRLTSFAERRLFRGAVHDGYSSASSSHATTPDGSESGTVSPDVKGVASDLVHLRLQLEDKRRAIEAQKKKMEVLAARQRLQLGKAAFLNVVKKGRSDTLPHPVKQELVALKEKELTKDDTCMQVLKAKSKEIEQNLDKESIKLWEDSASPAATAALKGVKHMGEGGDEEDVCEDLDLGDCSRSIELLNDAIGVIQQQMMQLSVQQELLMKQTLKSPSQEYVMKPQSPEAKPQPTMQFLEMATATRRPPKLSSSRSIRNKPSELKLSKENSTRPSSKVSARTPTTDSRTPPDCRTPRAENNEEDVVKATGRTPGRGVARNTTFRLHDSGNQKSGGPELPKLESPGVEEQSGSVKEAIVDQSEEKKAQLIEVDLSDLTDAPDSAEQKSGLGFFFKDDQKAADELAKKRAAFLLKQQKKAEEARLRKQQLEAESELKRDEARRKAEEDRMRKEEEKARRELIKQEYLRRKQQELMEEQGVAKPRPHRRRPRPKSLHRGQSGTTTPVSLCAAPSGSSLSLASAATEADSVTSGGGSQRGAGESVESFPILSRNASRNMERDWDNGSTASSITSTAEYSGLRLFKEPSAKSNKLIIQNAIAHCCLAGKVNEAQKNAVLEEIERCEANHLMILFRDGGCQFRALYSFMPDTEELTKLSGNGPRAITRKMIDTLFKYSSDRKQFTIIPAKTVSASVDAITIHNHLWQLKRHSSSKRK